One Solanum pennellii chromosome 10, SPENNV200 genomic region harbors:
- the LOC107032747 gene encoding agamous-like MADS-box protein AGL80 encodes MALIVYSPYSDEPKVFPNLVAAINTFQKFKELEALERSKNMVTKEEFTKKRIKKLQKKLLKIRKENRIKEMTNEMHEVLNGKIISIDMNLFYLNDLSYVIKKNLLLIRKIMEKNDGDEGSTSNVPQSTPSITMTSMMSSPIIDPPFTAMTPQMDPLAEIPSVGASIPMDNYQNSTDISQSPSFSDLLNLNDDDFVTLLDDLSLSNASDQDSNPSNNK; translated from the coding sequence ATGGCTCTTATCGTATATAGTCCTTATAGTGATGAACCTAAGGTGTTTCCCAATCTTGTTGCAGCAATAAATACTTTTCAAAAGTTTAAAGAATTGGAAGCATTGGAGAGATCAAAAAATATGGTCACAAAGGAAGAATTCACCAAGAAAAGAATCAAGAAGTTGCAAAAAAAACTACTAAAGataagaaaggaaaataggaTCAAGGAAATGACAAATGAGATGCATGAAGTGTTGAATGGAAAAATTATTTCCATTGACATGAATCTTTTCTATCTCAATGATCTAAGTTACGTTATTAAGAAGAACCTTCTATTAATACGTAAAATAATGGAAAAGAATGATGGTGACGAGGGGTCTACATCAAATGTCCCTCAATCAACTCCTTCAATAACAATGACATCTATGATGTCTTCCCCAATTATAGATCCTCCATTTACTGCTATGACACCGCAAATGGATCCTTTAGCTGAGATCCCCTCAGTGGGTGCATCAATTCCAATGGATAACTACCAGAACTCTACTGACATTTCACAAAGTCCATCATTTAGTGATTTACTCAACTtgaatgatgatgattttgTCACTTTGTTGGATGACCTTTCACTAAGTAATGCTAGTGATCAAGATTCAAACCCCTCCAATAACAAGTAA